The Pochonia chlamydosporia 170 chromosome Unknown PCv3seq00008, whole genome shotgun sequence sequence GGCCGAGAGAGGTCTGCTTGAGGCGTCGGGATGCTATACCGAAGTCGAGTCCTTGAGTAATAGTTGACAGAAGGAGGACCCCCAAAACGATTGTGAAACACAGAGCGGCTAAATAGGCGGGTATCCCGAATTCATAGTGGTACATAACTTGACGAACCATTTTACGGACTTTTATATCAGCCGCACGATCTGGCTCAAAATTATAGTGACCCAAGACTCCTTTCGTGCCGACCATTGCAGAAGCTGCAACATCTGTCCAGAGAAGCTTTAGTATTTGAGGCACGGTATCCGGAGATGAAGAAAGGGTCCTCCACTTGAGCCATAAACTCATTGAATTCCGCCCTACATAGTCAAATAAGTCATTCCCCGTAATCTCCGACAACCCCTTACGAAGAACAGTATTCATGGCCGCAATGGGAGCAATTCCGGCAGGGAGATTGTCCCTGGGGTTCGTGTAGTCCAAATCATCTTCCCACATGAATTGACCAGCAGGGAGATAGAGGGATGGTTGCCGGATCGTTGATATATTTTTTGTACCCTGATATTGCTCATCAACAATTCCCCAGATGCGTGATATAGCGGACAGCGGGAGGTAGGCATTTTCTACACCCCAGAGGGGCATATCTGCTTCACGTGAATAGTTCTTCTCGTCAATATTGTGGATGATTAAACCTCTGATGCCCTCCGTTGTTCCGTTATGAGAAAAGCTGACTGTCTTAACCGTTGCGCGTATGCCTGAGGCACAGGTGTACAGCGGGGATGACCAGGAGCTCCCGTCTTCAAAAATCATTGACGGACCACCGTCTAGTCTGCGTGGAACTCCACGTATGACATTACATGCGGTGTATGTATAGTTCAGCTTGGTTGGATAATTCGGATAGCTATCCTCACACAGGCGGACTAGATCAAGACATATTGTTAGAACCAATGTGGATAACtgatgggaagaaggaagaagaccAATGGACTGTTTAACATACTCGGGATACTGAAGTTACTGTGGCTCATGTTCCAGGGATTTGAGAATCCAGGAAATTCACCATTTGACCCTGAGGCGTTGAAGTTATCAGTTTGAAACACCTCCGAGAGATCCTGGAGTAAACCCAGCGACTGGTACTTATCAACCTTTGCATGCTTCTCGATGAACAGTTTAAACTGCTTGCCGACTTCGGAGTGAATGTAGGAGTAACCCTCTGCCCCAGATGTTTCGTTGCGCAGGTTGGTGACGTTCATTATGACCATTGTCAGTGCATTGGCGTACCAAGAAGCCATGTAGGCTCTCGCGTGCAAATTAGGTGTGTTCAGGTTTTCCCTTCCCTCCATCTGGTATTTAAAGACATCTGCTGTtttgttgaagttggcaaAGCCGCCGTGATCTGTGAGCGCAAGTCCAGTTATTGTGGTGCCCGAGTAACTATCACTGGATACCGATACGTTGAAGTCTAAAGAGATGTTCTGATTTACACAAGTTGTCGATGGCTCAATGAAAAGTATGTCTTCGGACCAATAAGAAGTGCGGTCAAGGTTAACGGGAACTGTGTGGTTTCTGAACCCAATAGCGCCATTTTTGGCATCAACGATTAAGCCTtcaacaatgttgaagctatCTGTGAGAGCAAAGCTCTCTAGAAATCGATAACCACCAGCTGGCATAGGCTCCCCATTGTTGGACCTATTATCACGTTTGTAAACCAGCTGTCGCCATTCAATATCGAAGAAGTTGGAAACCGTCGTTGGCACCTGATTCGTTCCGCTTGAGTAAATTTCGCGAAGACTGTTGGAAACCgtgacattgaagcttttACTAGAGTTCAAACATTGAGGGAAAATTTCCTCCGGGTAAGTCCCATTAAAGAATATTACCCCCCCATTCTCGTCGTAAGGGCATGGCACGCGGCAAGAGCCCTGTGAATCCAGGTAGCATCTCCGAGTGAAAGACCATCCGTTCCTGCTTGATGTCCCAGAAAAGATGGGGCTTTCATCGCGTGCGTACATGAAACTCATCTTCGCTGCCTCCCGGCTGAGAACTTCTGTCTCGTAAAGCCCTAGAGGCGTAACAACGCTTGCGACACTAACGAGGATAGCGAAAGCAGGTATTGCCATTGTGATGCAACGCACAAACTTGCGAACCCCAAGCGACTGTGTTGTGTCTGCTCCGAGGAAGATTGGCCAGAAGGAACTTTGTAAAGGCGGGCAGACAGCGGTCCTACACAGATTCAGATTTTATATATTGGCGTTGCAGGCGCTAAACTTACCATGTTGCAGCAGTCTCCTCATCTTTCAGACTtgttgccaagatgaaggtCAGGGCAGTAGGTACCAATAACTTGACTGAAAATGTGAGCTCGCGACGTTAAACATAACAAGCTCCCTTGAATTTTACCTGTTAAGATTGCTGCGGCTATGATGCCAGCTACGAAACCGGATGTAAGCTCCATTCCTACACCATGGAAATGAGGTGCTGAAAGCAAACATCAGTTCAAGATTTTCATCGACCTGGGGAAATTTCGACAGACCACAAACGGCCACATTGTTTTTAAGATGCTGGTTACTCGTATTTCGTAATGACTAACACTACTGACTGCATGGTAGTTGCCTGATAACTTCAAGTGGAAGGGTTAAACTGTACGGACCAGGGGCTTAAGGCTGGTGCAGGACTGTTATTACGCCGGATCACTCTGAAATGGCCCCACCCCGAGCTGATTCGGGGTGGGCCAAGCTGAAGCGGTCCCAACAGAGGAAAGTGGTCATTAGTGAGATTAACAGCCCAACCCAAGGGTTATCAAGATTCTACGGGAGACACTTGTGATGCCCGGGCCATGCAACACTTTTCTCAACCAAGCGAGGCCCATGTGGCAATAATGCAATTGCACAACCGCCACCGAAGTGTCCATCATTAACCGCAAGTCAGCTCCTCACCAGCAAGTAACCCACCGTTTCCCTCTGTACCATTCTCAATGGCCGAGCTGGCTAATCTGGCTAGAGACGTTATCCGCCATGCTCTTGGCTTCCGCCTGGAGCGTGTCTCCGAAACACTCACTAGTTAGCGCGCGTCGCGATGTGCAGAGAGCACTTTGAGTCCCTGTGGCTTCCGAGCTGTCTTACGAATGCACTCCGAAGTGCAGTTTGCGGTTTACTTCCCCCGGACATTCGCACACGGCTCGACTGCCGCCACGCACGAACAGCGCGCAAAGGGTGCACTCTGATCTCGCCATGCATGATCAAGGAAACTTGAACAATGTACATGACGGGAAAgggctcgtcgtcatccatgTAGCTCTTTTCCGCATGGCAACCCGGCCGCTCGCCGAAGCGTACAGGATCCTCGGCTACGAGACTCACCACGGCGTAGAGGACATTCTAGGCAATCCATGGGTTGAAATTGAACAAGCCGCGGAGGCGACATGGCCAACTGTGCCTAATGCGCGCCCTAGGTCACGATTTACACGAAGTGACTGGGACAACCTCTGGGGCAACAAGTATGACATAGTCACCGACTTGGCTTGCCCGTTCACCGACCAGCTGATCCAGGCTTATCCCGATGCAAAAGTCGTCATTGTTCAGAGAGACTTCGAAAGTTGGTGGAACAGTTACCAGGCAGGCGTGTTAGACAAGATATTCTCTCCAGGCCAGCAaatcttcgtcttcctcatcagGACCGTGATAGGGTCGCGAGCCGCTGATGCCATGATTAAAGTGAATTATATACATGCTTGGGTATGCCATGCAACGTCATACTGTGCCGTTAAATTGCCCCTGACGCCAAGCAACCAAGGGCCGCATCAAAGTCATCATTAAGAGCGCGCTTGATGCAGTAACCACCATCGCCTTAGTCTGTATGTCTTTTCTCAGCGCTGACGAATGTTCGAGACACCAAAGTAACAGCTTTCCCAATGCCCTTGCATCTCCATCGTAGTCTGGAGCTTCAGTCCCAGCGTcaatcaacaccaacttAGCGCGCGTCCCATCCTGTTCTATCAGTTGGAGAATcgtgttcaaatacttaATGTCACCATGTTGCACTCCGACTTTGAAAAGCTCTCGAACCCCTCGAACCAGGTCGAGAGGCTGCCCTAGGGTTATGGGGAGGTCGCTATCTCGGGCTAAAATTTCCAAATCCTTGCCAGCATACGGCAAAAGAACGCCAGCAACCGTGCCGGGTTTCCAAGGCTTCCTGTCGGCGATAACAACTGCAAGAATGGGGACGATGCAGAAGCGACTAGCCATGTCAATATTGATTCGAGCTGCTAATATTTGACCTATAGCTTGGATGAGAAGTTGACGGGTGTGAATCTCGCCCTCAATAACCcgtacatcaacatcaaattcGATGCGCTTGAATACACAGTCTTAGCCATCCCAGGTACACCGGTCTGCTGAGCGACTAATGTATGTCAAGTCCTTTAGATTGTCAACGGCTGTAGTTGGTAAGCTGTCAGTTTCCTTGTCCCCATAGGTGAGTGACTTTTGTATTGGCCTCTCGACTTCGTTATCTGGTTGGCAGTCAAACGTGGCCGTGATTCCCTTTGCATCCATCCGGATGGTATTCCACGGCGGTGTCTTCTGGTTTGCGTCGTAATACCGTCGAAGATGGTCTGTGATTTTCGATGATAGCCATCGATCATCTTCTATGTCTGCTTCGACCTTGAGGCAGTACCAGCGACGATTTGCTAGATCGTATCCCGCTGCAGAGCATCGTACCCCAGGCGTTATGAGGTTGCTGTAGATTTCAACAACTGGATCGTGCCAGGCACGGTTTGGTTCCATGCTTGCGGCGGATGGCCTGAGAGGTGCGGAAGGCTGTTTCTCCGTGGATAAAGTGAGCAGAGAGTACCACGTGTTTGAAAACAAGACGTGCGAAATGTAGCCAAATatgtcaaggtcaacatgAGATGTCTGATGTCAACAGCTAAGGTCAGCTTGGTTTGGTCAGTAGTTGTCAAACTGTGTGTACAGTGCAAGAATCTTCTTTCACCCCAATTGTTACTGCACAAATGGGTGCATGCACGGTACAAGAAGTTGCGGGCACGGTGCAGAGCCAGGAAAAAGAGGCAGAAAAGTGGGGTTGCCTAATAGGGAGGGACAAAATGGAAAGGCAAGAGCGAGGATTGCTCGGGGGGCGGTTTGCTCCCAGGCCTGACTTCAGGCTCAACTCCGTGCAATATCTGTTGATGTCACTCAAGAAACGGCAGGCCTGGTTGTACTTATGACTCATCATTGATACCTATCTGTGAGCAGGGTACTCCTGACTAATTGTGCCTAGACGGTTTTGGTGTGGCTTAACTTCACTTAGCGAGTTTGGGCTAGCAATAAGGAAAGTCTGGTCTTTCCGAAAGGTTTCCATAATAAGGGTGATTTACTGGGCGCGCTATCGAGTTCTTTTTGCGTAAAGAGTACTCTAAGACATAGATTATATCTCAGGCTCAATGGTTATCCAGAGACGCAGCCCGGATATACTCAAGACAGATGCCGCTCTGGTTACATAGATTTCTAAATGTGCCACCTTGATGCCATAAGGCAAGTGCTGTGTCCGATTCTATAACCCTCCCAGCATCCATAACGTAGATACAATCGTAACTTAGAATAGACTGCAGTCTATGAGCGATACATATCATAGTCCGTCCACGGAACGCCTCCGCCACCGCGCACTGAATCATTTTGTCTGTTTCCATGTCCACAGAAGAAGTAGCCTCATCAAACACAATAATCTTTGAGTCTCGGACTAGCGCACGCGCAAATGCTATAAGTTGTCGCTGGCCGAGCGAGAAGTTCcgaccatcttcttcaacaaccgTATCGAGTTGAAGCCTTTGGCGGGTTTCAAGGTTGTTGCCACGGTTGTCATCATGGGCCCCTGGAGGTGCTAGACATGCCCGGTGTAGAGCGGACCAAAGGGTCGAGTCATTTTGTTCATTGAAAGGGTCGAGGTTGCTGCGCACTGTGCCTTGAAACAGGGTAACATCTTGTGGGATAATTGCTAAGCGTGATCGTAAATCATGAAGCCCAATGGCAGAGATGTCCAGTCCATCAATGGTTATACTTCCACTTGACAACTCCACAAAGCGAAAGAGAGCGTTGATAACTGACGTCTTGC is a genomic window containing:
- a CDS encoding alpha-L-fucosidase (similar to Metarhizium robertsii ARSEF 23 XP_007825997.1), yielding MEPNRAWHDPVVEIYSNLITPGVRCSAAGYDLANRRWYCLKVEADIEDDRWLSSKITDHLRRYYDANQKTPPWNTIRMDAKGITATFDCQPDNEVERPIQKSLTYGDKETDSLPTTAVDNLKDLTYISRSADRCTWDG
- a CDS encoding efflux pump antibiotic resistance protein (similar to Eutypa lata UCREL1 XP_007793564.1), producing MHDQGNLNNVHDGKGLVVIHVALFRMATRPLAEAYRILGYETHHGVEDILGNPWVEIEQAAEATWPTVPNARPRSRFTRSDWDNLWGNKYDIVTDLACPFTDQLIQAYPDAKVVIVQRDFESWWNSYQAGVLDKIFSPGQQIFVFLIRTVIGSRAADAMIKVNYIHAWGRIKVIIKSALDAVTTIALVFWSFSPSVNQHQLSARPILFYQLENRVQILNVTMLHSDFEKLSNPSNQVERLP